Within the Streptomyces sp. NBC_00353 genome, the region CGGCTCCCGGGTCATCGCCCGTGAGACCGTCCGCGCCATCCGCAAGGACGTTCTCGCCAAGTGCTACGGCGGTGACATCTCCCGTAAGCGGAAGCTGCTGGAGAAGCAGAAGGAAGGCAAGAAGCGGATGAAGATGGTCGGCAATGTGGAGGTGCCGCAGGAGGCCTTCATCGCCGTGCTGTCCACCGACGAGTCGGGCGGGGAGAGCAAGGGCAAGAAGTAGTTCCCGGCGGATTTCCGCTTCTGTCCCGGCTTGAGCCAGGCTGCCCCTACTCGGTGGTAGCCCCAACGGACCCTTGCGTCGCAGCACCCTGCGGCGTGGGGGTCCGTTTGTTATGAAGCGGCGTCCGATTGCCTCTTACGCGGCGGACCCGCGCGCTCTACCCTGATCACGGCTCGTAGTTACTCGCGAGTTAAACAAGCGGAATCAGGTACGCAGGATCAGCACGCAGACGGACGCACGTAAGCAGGAACAAGCAGCAGCACGCAGCAACCAAACAACCGGTCGTGAAGCACTGCCGCAGGCCCGGAGGATGTCGTGAGCGACACACAGACCCTGATCGATAACCGACCGCCCTCCGTGGCGACCCTCTTCAGCGACCGCGTCGCGGCCACTCCGGACGGGGAGGCCTACCGCTACCCGGTTCCCTCGGCCACCGGACAGGGGGCCGACGAATGGAAGTCGCTGAGCTGGGCACAGGCCGCGGAGCGCGTGTACGCGATCGCCGCAGGGCTCATCGGTCTGGGGGTGGAGCCGGAGGAGCGGGTCGCGCTCTCCTCCGCCACCCGCGTCGAGTGGATCCTGGCCGACCTCGGCGTGATGTGCGCCGGCGCCGCGACCACCACGATCTACCCGTCGACCAACGCCGAGGAATCGTCGTTCATCCTCGCCGACTCCGAGAGCCGGGTGCTGATCGCCGAGGACGCCGGTCAGCTGGCCAAGGCCCGCGAGCGCCGCGCCGACCTGCCGAACCTCACCCACGTCGTCGTCATCGACCCGGACGGCGTCGAGCCCGACGCGGCCGACCCCGAGGGCTGGGTGCTCTCGCTGGCCGATCTGGAGGCCCGCGGCGCCGAACTCCTGGCGAAGAACCCGGGAGCGGTGAAGGAGCGGGTCGACGCGATCACCGCCGAGCAGCTGGCCACCCTGATCTACACCTCGGGCACCACAGGCCGCCCCAAGGGCGTACGGCTGCCGCACGACAACTGGTCGTACATGGCCAAGGCCACCGTGGCGACCGGCCTGATCACCAAGGACGACGTCCAGTACCTCTGGCTGCCGCTCGCGCACGTCTTCGGCAAGGTCCTCACCTCGGGCCAGATCGAGGTCGGCCATGTCACCGCCGTCGACGGCCGGATCGACAAGATCATCGAGAATCTGCCGGTGGTCCAGCCGACGTACATGGCCGCAGTGCCCCGCATCTTCGAGAAGGTCTACAACGGGGTCGCGTCCAAGGCGCGGGCCGGTGGCGGAGCCAAGTACAAGATCTTCCAGTGGGCGGCCGGGGTCGCCCGCGAGTACGCGAAGGTGTCCCAGGACAACTTCCGGCGCACCGGCACGGCCTCGGTCCCGTTCGGCCTCGGCGCCAAGCACAAGGTCGCCGACGCCCTGGTGTTCGCCAAGATCCGTGAGGCCTTCGGCGGCCGGCTCCGCGCCTGTGTCTCCGGCTCCGCGGCGCTCGCCCCCGACATCGGCTACTTCTTCGCAGGTGCCGGCATCCACATCCTGGAGGGCTACGGACTCACCGAGTCCAGCGCCGCCTCCTTCGTCAACCCGGGTGAGGCCTACCGCACCGGCACGGTCGGCAAGCCGCTCCCCGGCACCGAGGTACGGATCGCCGACGACGGCGAGATCATGCTGCGCGGCCCCGGCATCATGCAGGGTTACCACCGGCAGCCGGAGAAGACCACCGAGGTGCTGGAGGCCGACGGCTGGCTGCACAGCGGTGACATCGGCGAGCTGTCCGTGGACGGCTACCTGCGGATCACCGACCGCAAGAAGGACCTGATCAAGACGTCGGGCGGCAAGTACGTCGCTCCGGCGGAGGTCGAGGGACAGTTCAAGGCGGTGTGCCCGTTCGTCTCCAACATCCTGGTGCACGGCGCGGACCGTAACTACTGCACCGCCCTGATCGCCCTCGACGAGCCGACCATCCTCGGCTGGGCCGCCGAGAACGGCCTGGAAGGCAGGCCGTACGCCGAAGTGGTGGCGTCCCCGAAGGCCGTGGAGCTCATCGACGGCTATGTGAAGCGGCTCAACGGGGGGCTGCAGCGCTGGCAGACCATCAAGCAGTTCCGGCTGCTGCCGCGCGACCTCGATGTCGAGCACGGCGAGCTGACGCCGAGCCTCAAGCTCAAGCGGCCGGTCGTCGAGCGCGAGTACAAGGGCCTCATCGACGAGATGTACGTGGGCGCCCGCGAGGCCTAGGCACGGCCCATGGTGCGGGCGGGGCGGACTGCCCCGTCCGCACTGCTGTTCCAGGTCCCGTTCCTGATCGTGGTTCCTGCGTCTTCTCCTCCCACTTCGGTAACTCGGTGCTTCTGGGGAGGATCGGTCTGTCACTCTGTCCGTGTCGTCAGCGGCACACGGCGCGAAACAGGCCGTGCGAGAACAGGTCAGGAGCGGCGCCATGGGGCCCATTCCCTTGCAGCGGGACACCGTTCAGCGTCCCGGTACCCACGTCGGGCGGGAGGACGCGCAGCCGGTCGCCCGGACGAGCCTGCCGGGGAATCTCCTCGCGCCGGCCGCCGCGCGCCGGTTCGTCCGGGCCGCCCTCGCCGAGTGGACCGGGCTCGGGCTGCCCGCGGCCGTGGGCTTCAGCGACCGGCTGGCCGACGACGCGGTGACCGTCGCCGATGAGCTCGTCACCAACGCCGTCGTGCACGCCGGGACCACCGTCGACCTGCTCTTCCGGCTGGAGGAGGCGGCCGAGGACGAGGCCGCAGCTCTGGTGCTGGAGGTCGCCGACCACCACCCCGCCCGTTCCGTACGCAGCGAACGCCCCGGCCCGGTGCCCGCAGCGGACCCGGATGACCCGGCCGAGGGCGGGCGCGGGCTGCAGGTCGTCGCCGCACTCGCCGAGCGCTGGGGCATCACGTACCGCACCGGCCTGAAGACCGTCTGGGCCCGGCTGCCCGTCGACGACTGGACCGCGTTGCCCGAGCCGGCCGCCGAGCCGGAACTCCGGAGCGGGCTGCGCACCGCCGAACTGCTCGCCCCCACTGCCCGGCGCGCTCTGCGCGACGACGCGGACTGGGCGGGCCGCGGTGCGCTCTCGTTCCTCGCCGAGGCCTCCGACCTGCTCGCCGGTCAGCTCGACGAGGACATCGTGGCGGCGCTCGCCGGGCAGTTACTGGTGCCGAGACTCGCCGACTGGTGCGCGATCTGGCTGGAGCCGGAGAACGGCGGGCCCGCGGCCGTCCCCCGGCTCGCGAGCGTCTGGCACCGTGACGAGGCCGAGACCGGGCAGCTGCGCAGCGTGTTGGAGCAGGACCCGATCCGGCTGCCGGAGCGGGTGGGCACCGGGCCGGTCTCCATGCCGTGGCCCGGGGCCGACGAGGACGGGACCGGCCCGGGCGCCGGCGAGCGCTCCAGCGGCCGTGCGGGGGCCGCGCTCGCCTATCGGATAACCGCCGGCGGCCGCACGCTCGGAGCCGTGCTCCTGGGGCGGGAGGGCATCGCCCGCGTCCCTGACGGGGTGACCGCGCTGATCGAGGACTTCGTACGCCGTGTCGGCCTCGCCGTCGGCGCCGCCCGCGCCTACACCCGGCAGGCCACCATCAGCCGCATCCTGCAACGCGGACTGCTGCCCAGCAAGGTCGCCGACATCCCCGGAGTCACCAGCTCGCTGGTGTACGAGCCCAGCGACGACGGCGTCGTCGGTGGTGACTTCTACGACATCTTCGCGTGTCCCGGCGACCGCTGGTGCTTCATCCTCGGCGATGTGCAGGGCAGCGGTCCCGAGGCCGCCGTCGTCACCGGTCTCGCCCGGCCCTGGCTGCGGCTGCTGGCCCGGGAGGGCTTCCGCGTCGGCGAGGTGCTGGACCGGCTCAACCGGCTGCTCCTCGACGACGCGATGGAGACCGCCGAGGCCGCCGCCCTCATGGTCGCTGCGGCGGGCGGGCAGCACCTGCAGGAGGGCGGCCAGCGTCTGCGGGAGGACGGTCAGCAGCTGGCGGACGGCGGGCAGCCCCGGTTCCTCTCCCTGCTGTACGGGGAGATGGTGCCGCTGCCCGGCGGCGGTGTGCGCTGCACGCTGGCCAGCGCGGGCCATCCGCTGCCGCTGCTGCTGCGCCCGGACGGCACCGTGCGGCCCGCCGCCGAGCCGCAGGTGCTGCTCGGGGTCGTCGAGGACGTCGCGTACGAGAGCCAGAGCTTCGACCTGGCGCCGGGCGACAGCCTGCTGTGTGTCACGGACGGCGTGACGGAGCGGCGCTCCGGGCCGCTGATGTTCGACGACGGGGACGGTCTGGCCCGGGCACTGGCCGGCTGCGCCGGGCTGACCGCGGAAGGGATCGCGGACCGGATCAAACGGGCCGTGCACGAGTTCGCCGAGCGGCCGCCGGACGACGATCTGGCGCTGGTCGTGCTGCAGGCCCAGTGAGCGTGGGCCGGGAACGGTCGGCGGCGAGTGACAATGGACGGTATGCCTTCCGTACTGCCCGATGGTGAACCCGTGCCCGACGACGGGGCCCTGCCCCGCCATGCCCTGGAAGGCGCCGCCGACCGCCCGCTCGGCTTCTACCTGCATGTGCCGTACTGCGCGACCCGCTGCGGCTACTGCGACTTCAACACGTACACCGCGACCGAGCTGCGCGGCTCCGGCGGTGCGCTGGCCTCCCGTGACAACTACGCCGCCCACCTGATCGGCGAGGTCCGGCAGGCCCGCAAGGTGCTCGGCGACGACCCGCGGCCGGTCCGTACGGTGTTCGTCGGCGGCGGCACGCCCACGTTGCTGGCCGCCGGCGATCTCGTACGGATGCTGGCGGCGATCCGGGACGAGTTCGGGCTCGCCGACGACGCGGAGATCACGACCGAGGCCAATCCGGAGTCCGTCGATCCGGCTTATCTGTCGGAGCTGCGGGAAGGCGGCTTCAACCGGATCTCGTTCGGGATGCAGAGTGCGCGGCAGCACGTGCTGAAGATCCTCGACCGTACGCATACGCCCGGGCGGCCCGAGGCCTGCGTGGCGGAGGCGAGGGCCGCGGGCTTCGAGCACGTCAACCTCGACCTGATCTACGGCACCCCCGGGGAGTCCGACGACGACTGGCGGGCCTCGCTGGACGCGGCGATCGGGGCGGGGCCGGACCACGTGTCCGCCTACGCGCTGATCGTCGAGGAGGGGACGCAGCTGGCGCGGCGGATCCGGCGAGGCGAGGTGCCGATGACGGACGACGACGTCCACGCCGACCGCTATCTGATCGCCGACGAGGCGATGGCCGCGGCGGGCTTCTCCTGGTACGAGGTGTCGAACTGGGCCCGGACGCCGGAGGGGCGGTGCCTGCACAACGAGCTGTACTGGCGGGGCGCCGACTGGTGGGGGGCCGGCCCGGGCGCGCACAGCCATGTGGGCGGGGTGCGGTGGTGGAACGTCAAGCATCCCGGTGCGTACGCGCAGGCCCTGGCGGAAGGGCGGTCCCCGGGCGCGGGACGCGAGGTGCTCTCCGAGGAGGACCGTCGCGTCGAACGGATCCTGCTGGAGCTGCGGCTGGTCGACGGCTGTCCGCTGTCGCTGCTGGCTCCGGCCGGGCTGGCCGCGGCGGGGCGCGCGGTGGCGGACGGGTTGCTGGAGGCGGCGCCCTATGCGAAGGGGCGGGCCGTGCTGACTCTGCGGGGTCGGCTGCTTGCGGATGCGGTGGTCAGGGACCTGGTGGACTGACCGCGGAAGAATTACAGTGCCGCGTCATGATCATTGACATACAGCCGGCCGCGGATGCCACCGTGCTGCGGTACGGGTTGCGGCGGCTGTTGTGGGCGCTGCCCCTTCTGTTCGTGGTGCTGTTCGGTCCGTTCATTTTGTACGTGACGCTCACCACGCGGTCCGCCGGCAGCGGT harbors:
- the hemW gene encoding radical SAM family heme chaperone HemW — translated: MDGMPSVLPDGEPVPDDGALPRHALEGAADRPLGFYLHVPYCATRCGYCDFNTYTATELRGSGGALASRDNYAAHLIGEVRQARKVLGDDPRPVRTVFVGGGTPTLLAAGDLVRMLAAIRDEFGLADDAEITTEANPESVDPAYLSELREGGFNRISFGMQSARQHVLKILDRTHTPGRPEACVAEARAAGFEHVNLDLIYGTPGESDDDWRASLDAAIGAGPDHVSAYALIVEEGTQLARRIRRGEVPMTDDDVHADRYLIADEAMAAAGFSWYEVSNWARTPEGRCLHNELYWRGADWWGAGPGAHSHVGGVRWWNVKHPGAYAQALAEGRSPGAGREVLSEEDRRVERILLELRLVDGCPLSLLAPAGLAAAGRAVADGLLEAAPYAKGRAVLTLRGRLLADAVVRDLVD
- a CDS encoding AMP-dependent synthetase/ligase translates to MSDTQTLIDNRPPSVATLFSDRVAATPDGEAYRYPVPSATGQGADEWKSLSWAQAAERVYAIAAGLIGLGVEPEERVALSSATRVEWILADLGVMCAGAATTTIYPSTNAEESSFILADSESRVLIAEDAGQLAKARERRADLPNLTHVVVIDPDGVEPDAADPEGWVLSLADLEARGAELLAKNPGAVKERVDAITAEQLATLIYTSGTTGRPKGVRLPHDNWSYMAKATVATGLITKDDVQYLWLPLAHVFGKVLTSGQIEVGHVTAVDGRIDKIIENLPVVQPTYMAAVPRIFEKVYNGVASKARAGGGAKYKIFQWAAGVAREYAKVSQDNFRRTGTASVPFGLGAKHKVADALVFAKIREAFGGRLRACVSGSAALAPDIGYFFAGAGIHILEGYGLTESSAASFVNPGEAYRTGTVGKPLPGTEVRIADDGEIMLRGPGIMQGYHRQPEKTTEVLEADGWLHSGDIGELSVDGYLRITDRKKDLIKTSGGKYVAPAEVEGQFKAVCPFVSNILVHGADRNYCTALIALDEPTILGWAAENGLEGRPYAEVVASPKAVELIDGYVKRLNGGLQRWQTIKQFRLLPRDLDVEHGELTPSLKLKRPVVEREYKGLIDEMYVGAREA
- a CDS encoding ATP-binding SpoIIE family protein phosphatase; translated protein: MGPIPLQRDTVQRPGTHVGREDAQPVARTSLPGNLLAPAAARRFVRAALAEWTGLGLPAAVGFSDRLADDAVTVADELVTNAVVHAGTTVDLLFRLEEAAEDEAAALVLEVADHHPARSVRSERPGPVPAADPDDPAEGGRGLQVVAALAERWGITYRTGLKTVWARLPVDDWTALPEPAAEPELRSGLRTAELLAPTARRALRDDADWAGRGALSFLAEASDLLAGQLDEDIVAALAGQLLVPRLADWCAIWLEPENGGPAAVPRLASVWHRDEAETGQLRSVLEQDPIRLPERVGTGPVSMPWPGADEDGTGPGAGERSSGRAGAALAYRITAGGRTLGAVLLGREGIARVPDGVTALIEDFVRRVGLAVGAARAYTRQATISRILQRGLLPSKVADIPGVTSSLVYEPSDDGVVGGDFYDIFACPGDRWCFILGDVQGSGPEAAVVTGLARPWLRLLAREGFRVGEVLDRLNRLLLDDAMETAEAAALMVAAAGGQHLQEGGQRLREDGQQLADGGQPRFLSLLYGEMVPLPGGGVRCTLASAGHPLPLLLRPDGTVRPAAEPQVLLGVVEDVAYESQSFDLAPGDSLLCVTDGVTERRSGPLMFDDGDGLARALAGCAGLTAEGIADRIKRAVHEFAERPPDDDLALVVLQAQ